A section of the Lathamus discolor isolate bLatDis1 chromosome 6, bLatDis1.hap1, whole genome shotgun sequence genome encodes:
- the TMEM258 gene encoding transmembrane protein 258, which produces MELEAMSRYTSPVNPAVFPHLTVVLLAIGMFFTAWFFVYEVTSTKYTRDIYKELLISLVASLFMGFGVLFLLLWVGIYV; this is translated from the exons ATG GAGCTGGAGGCGATGAGCAGATACACCAGCCCGGTGAACCCCGCTGTGTTCCCGCACCTCACCGTGGTGCTGCTGGCCATTGGCATGTTCTTCACCGCCTGGTTCTTTGT CTATGAGGTGACTTCTACCAAGTACACACGGGACATCTACAAGGAGCTGTTGATCTCGCTGGTGGCCTCGCTCTTCATGGGCTTTGGGgttctcttcctgctgctgtgggtcgGTATCTACGTCTGA
- the FEN1 gene encoding flap endonuclease 1, protein MGIHGLAKLIADVAPAAIRENDIKSYFGRKVAIDASMSIYQFLIAVRQGADVLQNEEGETTSHLMGMFYRTIRMVENGIKPVYVFDGKPPQLKSGELAKRTERRAEAEKHLQEAQEAGEENNIEKYSKRLVKVTQQHNDECKKLLTLMGIPYVEAPGEAEASCATLVKAGKVYAAATEDMDCLTFGSPVLMRHLTASETKKLPIQEFHLNRILQDMQLTWEQFVDLCILLGCDYCASIRGIGPKRAVELIKEHKTIEKIIQQIDTKKYPLPENWLHKEAQKLFLEPDVVNPDTIELKWTEPDEEQIVQFMCGEKQFNEERIRNGVKRLSKSRQGSTQGRLDDFFKVTGSITSAKRKEPETKGGAKKKAKTNNATASKTKKGK, encoded by the coding sequence ATGGGAATCCATGGCCTGGCCAAGCTTATTGCGGATGTGGCACCTGCTGCCATCCGGGAGAATGACATCAAGTCTTACTTTGGCCGGAAGGTGGCTATAGATGCCTCCATGAGCATCTACCAGTTCCTGATTGCCGTGCGGCAAGGAGCTGATGTCCTTCAGAACGAGGAAGGTGAGACCACGAGCCACCTGATGGGCATGTTCTACAGGACCATCCGCATGGTGGAGAATGGCATCAAGCCAGTTTATGTCTTTGATGGCAAACCCCCTCAGCTGAAGTCAGGGGAGCTGGCAAAGAGAACCGAGCGCCGGGCTGAGGCTGAGAAACACCTTCAGGAGGCTCAGGAGGCTGGAGAGGAGAACAACATTGAGAAATACAGCAAGAGGTTGGTCAAGGTGACCCAGCAGCACAATGATGAGTGCAAGAAGTTGCTAACCCTGATGGGAATCCCCTATGTGGAGGCACCAGGGGAGGCCGAAGCCAGTTGTGCTACCTTGGTGAAGGCTGGGAAGGTCTATGCGGCTGCTACAGAAGATATGGATTGTCTGACCTTTGGCAGTCCTGTGCTGATGAGGCATCTCACTGCCAGCGAGACAAAGAAGTTGCCCATCCAGGAGTTCCACCTGAATCGTATTCTGCAGGATATGCAGCTGACCTGGGAGCAGTTTGTGGATCTCTGCATTCTCCTGGGCTGTGACTACTGTGCAAGCATCCGCGGCATCGGGCCCAAGCGTGCTGTTGAGCTCATCAAGGAGCATAAAACCATTGAGAAGATCATTCAGCAGATAGACACCAAGAAGTACCCTCTGCCTGAGAACTGGTTGCACAAAGAGGCTCAGAAGCTCTTCCTAGAGCCTGATGTGGTCAACCCTGACACTATTGAGCTGAAGTGGACCGAGCCGGATGAGGAGCAGATCGTCCAGTTCATGTGTGGGGAGAAGCAGTTCAATGAGGAGCGGATCCGTAACGGGGTGAAGAGGCTGAGCAAGAGCCGTCAGGGCAGCACACAGGGCAGGCTGGATGACTTCTTCAAGGTGACAGGCTCCATCACATCAGCCAAACGCAAAGAGCCAGAGACCAAGGGGGgagcaaagaagaaagccaAGACCAACAACGCCACAGCCTCAAAGACCAAAAAGGGGAAATAG